In Burkholderia savannae, one genomic interval encodes:
- a CDS encoding DnaJ family domain-containing protein — protein sequence MKLLDALVEQRIAAAVARGEFDDLPGAGAPMELDDDLLVPEEVRVANRILKNAGFVPPAVEQLRALRNLQDELRAVSDRATRCRLQAKMLALDMALESLRGGPMVVPREYCRRIAERLSERVLGEAQGEAGAM from the coding sequence ATGAAACTGCTTGACGCTCTAGTCGAACAACGTATCGCCGCCGCCGTCGCGCGGGGGGAGTTCGACGATTTGCCGGGCGCCGGCGCGCCGATGGAACTGGACGACGACCTGCTCGTCCCGGAAGAAGTGCGCGTCGCGAATCGGATATTGAAGAACGCGGGCTTCGTGCCGCCCGCGGTCGAGCAACTGCGGGCGCTGCGCAACCTGCAGGACGAGCTTCGCGCGGTCAGCGACCGCGCGACCCGCTGCCGCCTGCAGGCGAAGATGCTCGCCCTCGACATGGCGCTGGAATCGTTGCGCGGCGGCCCGATGGTCGTGCCGCGCGAATACTGCCGCCGCATCGCCGAGCGTCTGTCCGAGCGCGTGCTCGGCGAAGCGCAGGGCGAAGCGGGGGCGATGTGA
- the tadA gene encoding tRNA adenosine(34) deaminase TadA: MMPAGAPASGVEPSESQPPLLSAAAERDRRYMRMALAAAEEARAAGEVPVGAVIVRGDEVIARGFNHPIGGHDPSAHAEMAALRAAARALRNYRMPGCELYVTLEPCLMCSGAIMHARIARVVFGAPDPKTGACGSIVDAFADARLNHHTLVEGGVLADECGAALKSFFAERRQAIRDARRAQQASDAPPRED; encoded by the coding sequence GTGATGCCCGCCGGCGCGCCCGCGTCCGGCGTCGAGCCCAGCGAATCGCAACCGCCGCTTCTGTCAGCCGCCGCCGAGCGCGACCGCCGCTACATGCGCATGGCGCTCGCCGCCGCCGAGGAAGCGCGTGCGGCGGGCGAAGTGCCGGTGGGCGCGGTGATCGTGCGAGGCGACGAGGTGATCGCCCGCGGCTTCAATCATCCGATCGGCGGCCACGATCCGTCCGCTCACGCCGAGATGGCCGCGCTGCGCGCCGCCGCGCGCGCGCTGCGCAACTACCGGATGCCCGGCTGCGAGCTGTACGTGACGCTCGAGCCATGCCTGATGTGCTCGGGCGCGATCATGCACGCGCGGATTGCGCGCGTCGTGTTCGGCGCGCCGGACCCGAAGACGGGCGCATGCGGCAGCATCGTCGACGCATTCGCCGACGCGCGCCTGAACCATCACACGCTGGTCGAAGGCGGGGTGCTCGCGGACGAATGCGGCGCGGCGCTCAAGTCGTTCTTTGCGGAGCGGCGGCAGGCGATCCGCGACGCCCGCCGCGCGCAGCAGGCGTCCGACGCGCCGCCGCGCGAGGATTGA
- the ldcA gene encoding muramoyltetrapeptide carboxypeptidase — MILTPRMPRTIRLLAPSGYPHDPAAIDRALERLSDERHRIENLDATQRRYQRFAGTDGERAGDLNRLADPSLPLPDIGLAVRGGYGAARILHGLDYRGLERRLRDQPIALVGHSDFTAIQLALYAKARVKTFGGPMLSADFGAEKPSEFTLAHFWQTLTQPTATIVSDVPQTQAVNASGTLWGGNLAILASLVGTPYMPQIEGGILFVEDVNEQPFRIERMIYQLHLAGVLVRQQALVLGQFTGARPFEYDNGYDMQTMIEQVRGVIGIPIVTGLQFGHVPDLLTLPFGARAELVANEHGFRLTMSDYPHLSA; from the coding sequence ATGATTCTCACGCCCCGCATGCCGCGCACGATTCGTCTTCTCGCCCCTTCCGGTTATCCGCACGACCCCGCCGCGATCGATCGCGCGCTCGAACGCCTGAGCGACGAGCGGCATCGCATCGAGAACCTCGACGCGACGCAGCGCCGCTATCAGCGCTTCGCCGGCACCGACGGCGAGCGCGCGGGCGATCTGAACCGGCTCGCCGATCCGTCGCTGCCGCTGCCCGACATCGGTCTCGCGGTGCGCGGCGGCTACGGCGCCGCCCGGATTCTGCACGGGCTCGACTATCGGGGCCTAGAAAGGCGGCTGCGCGATCAGCCGATCGCGCTCGTCGGTCACAGCGATTTCACCGCGATCCAGCTCGCGCTCTACGCGAAGGCGCGCGTGAAGACGTTCGGCGGCCCGATGCTGTCCGCCGATTTCGGCGCGGAGAAGCCGAGCGAATTCACGCTCGCGCATTTCTGGCAGACGCTCACGCAGCCGACGGCGACGATCGTCTCCGACGTGCCGCAAACGCAGGCCGTCAACGCGTCGGGCACGCTGTGGGGCGGCAATCTCGCGATCCTCGCGTCGCTCGTCGGCACGCCCTACATGCCGCAGATCGAAGGCGGAATCCTGTTCGTCGAGGACGTCAATGAACAGCCGTTCCGGATCGAGCGGATGATCTACCAGCTGCATCTCGCGGGCGTCCTCGTGCGCCAGCAGGCGCTCGTGCTCGGCCAGTTCACGGGTGCGCGTCCGTTCGAGTACGACAACGGCTACGACATGCAGACGATGATCGAGCAGGTGCGCGGCGTGATCGGCATTCCGATCGTCACGGGGCTGCAATTCGGCCACGTGCCCGACCTGCTGACGCTGCCGTTCGGCGCGCGCGCGGAGCTCGTCGCGAACGAGCACGGCTTCCGGCTCACGATGTCGGACTATCCGCATCTTTCGGCGTGA
- a CDS encoding GntR family transcriptional regulator: MTKKDSAPTGASPESIAERMRTAILEHRLAPGTKLTEAQLCEVFGVKRGTIRQALALLATDRLVDLEPNRGAFVASPTLQDVHEVFEMRRIVELAVMERLATGPGAKRLKGVAAMIDKERNAFERRDFPAWVRLSGEFHTALAALTGNTVLRDCLEGLVVRSTLMSALYESHGRSPCSFDDHAQILAALEAGDAKRAAQLMAHHLQHVELRMLDRPAQGAVDLREVFGNPG; this comes from the coding sequence ATGACGAAGAAAGATTCCGCGCCGACGGGCGCGAGCCCCGAGTCGATCGCCGAGCGGATGCGCACGGCGATCCTCGAGCATCGGCTCGCGCCCGGCACGAAGCTGACGGAAGCGCAGTTGTGCGAAGTGTTCGGCGTGAAGCGCGGCACGATCCGGCAGGCGCTAGCGCTCCTCGCGACCGATCGGCTCGTCGATCTTGAGCCGAATCGCGGCGCGTTCGTCGCGAGTCCGACGCTGCAGGACGTGCACGAAGTGTTCGAGATGCGGCGCATCGTCGAGCTCGCGGTGATGGAGCGGCTCGCGACGGGACCGGGCGCGAAGCGCCTGAAGGGCGTCGCGGCGATGATCGACAAGGAGCGCAACGCATTCGAGCGGCGCGATTTTCCGGCGTGGGTGCGTTTGTCCGGCGAGTTCCATACCGCGCTCGCGGCGCTCACCGGCAACACGGTGCTGCGCGATTGCCTGGAGGGGCTCGTCGTGCGCTCGACGCTGATGTCGGCGCTGTACGAATCGCACGGGCGCAGCCCGTGTTCGTTCGACGACCATGCGCAGATCCTCGCGGCACTCGAAGCCGGCGACGCGAAGCGCGCGGCGCAACTGATGGCGCACCATCTTCAGCACGTCGAACTGAGGATGCTCGATCGGCCGGCGCAGGGCGCGGTCGATCTGCGCGAGGTGTTCGGCAATCCGGGCTGA
- a CDS encoding NCS1 family nucleobase:cation symporter-1 → MAQFSVAQQGASYRPNEDRPGDTDGAAAPPGYSNRLYNEDLAPLANQSWGAYNIFAFWMSDVHSVGGYVFAGSLFALGLTSWQVLVALIVGISIVNVLCNLIAKPSQQLGVPYPVACRATFGVLGANVPAVIRGLIAIAWYGIQTYLASSALVIVVLKFFPQWMPYADVHRYGFLGLSALGWAGFMLLWVLQAFVFWNGMETIKKFIDFAGPAVYVVMFVLAGYMVWRAGWRNIGLNLGGVKYHGAEVIPVMVTAISLVVSYFSGPMLNFGDFSRYCGRYGSVKRGNFWGLPVNFLAFSLVTVITTAATLPVFGQLITDPVETVGRIDHPTAVILGALTFTIATIGINIVANFVSPAFDFSNVAPRLISWRAGGMLAAVASVFIMPWNLFNNPVVIHYTLDVLGSFIGPLYGVLIVDFYLVKRGALRRDDLYTMSTDGAYWYRDGVNRRAIAALLPAAAIAVACVMAPALSGLANFSWFIGAALGGAFYRALAQAKA, encoded by the coding sequence ATGGCTCAGTTCAGTGTGGCGCAGCAAGGCGCCTCGTATCGACCGAACGAAGATCGCCCGGGCGACACGGACGGCGCGGCGGCGCCCCCCGGTTACAGCAATCGTCTGTACAACGAAGATCTCGCGCCGCTCGCGAACCAGAGCTGGGGCGCATACAACATCTTCGCTTTCTGGATGTCCGACGTGCACAGCGTCGGCGGCTATGTGTTCGCGGGCAGCCTGTTCGCGCTCGGCCTGACGAGCTGGCAGGTGCTCGTCGCGCTGATCGTCGGCATTTCGATCGTCAACGTGCTGTGCAATCTGATTGCGAAGCCGAGCCAGCAGCTCGGCGTGCCGTATCCGGTCGCGTGCCGAGCGACGTTCGGCGTGCTCGGCGCGAACGTGCCCGCCGTGATCCGCGGGCTCATCGCGATCGCATGGTACGGAATCCAAACTTATCTCGCGTCGAGCGCGCTCGTGATCGTCGTGCTCAAGTTCTTTCCGCAGTGGATGCCCTATGCGGACGTACATCGCTACGGCTTCCTAGGGCTCTCGGCGCTCGGCTGGGCGGGCTTCATGCTGCTGTGGGTGCTGCAGGCGTTCGTTTTCTGGAACGGCATGGAGACGATCAAGAAGTTCATCGATTTCGCCGGCCCCGCGGTGTACGTCGTGATGTTCGTCCTCGCGGGCTACATGGTGTGGCGCGCCGGCTGGCGCAACATCGGCCTCAATCTCGGCGGCGTCAAGTATCACGGCGCCGAGGTGATCCCGGTGATGGTGACGGCGATCTCGCTCGTCGTATCGTATTTCTCGGGGCCGATGCTCAATTTCGGCGACTTCTCCCGCTACTGCGGGCGCTACGGCAGCGTGAAGCGCGGCAATTTCTGGGGGCTGCCCGTCAACTTCCTCGCGTTCTCGCTCGTCACGGTGATCACGACGGCCGCGACGCTGCCCGTGTTCGGACAACTGATCACCGATCCCGTCGAGACAGTCGGCCGCATCGATCATCCGACCGCGGTGATTCTCGGCGCGCTGACCTTCACGATCGCGACGATCGGGATCAACATCGTCGCGAACTTCGTGTCGCCCGCGTTCGACTTCTCGAACGTCGCGCCGCGCCTGATCAGCTGGCGCGCGGGCGGCATGCTCGCCGCAGTCGCGTCGGTGTTCATCATGCCGTGGAATCTCTTCAACAATCCCGTCGTGATCCATTACACGCTCGACGTACTCGGCAGCTTCATCGGGCCGCTGTACGGCGTGCTGATCGTCGATTTCTATCTGGTGAAGCGCGGCGCGCTGCGGCGCGACGATCTGTACACGATGTCGACGGACGGCGCGTACTGGTATCGCGACGGCGTGAACCGGCGTGCGATCGCGGCGCTGCTGCCCGCGGCCGCGATCGCCGTCGCGTGCGTGATGGCGCCGGCATTGTCCGGGCTCGCGAATTTCTCGTGGTTCATCGGCGCGGCGCTCGGCGGCGCGTTCTACCGCGCGCTCGCGCAAGCGAAAGCATGA
- a CDS encoding aspartate/glutamate racemase family protein, whose protein sequence is MKIKLINPNTTQRMTDAMGRCAREVASAGTAIVAVSPTMGPPSIEGHYDEALATPGLLAEVAAGERDGFDGYVIACFGDPGLYAARELARGPVVGIAEAAMHAASVLAPGFSVVTTLARTCGMAWHLAERYGMKRFCRNVRATDVAVLDLDRPGSAARRVIVDECRRALDEDGADAIVLGCAGMAEFAHEIEAAIGAPVVEGVTAAVKWAEALIALKLATAKRGDFARPLAKRYDGEFARFSPGGAAVPERAPAAGAAACDAACDAVRDAAGAAGAARAAAASGMAPPDIATPDTATSAVFPQPHIHSV, encoded by the coding sequence ATGAAGATCAAGCTGATCAATCCGAACACGACGCAGCGAATGACCGACGCGATGGGCCGCTGCGCGCGCGAAGTCGCGTCGGCGGGCACGGCGATCGTCGCCGTGAGCCCGACGATGGGGCCGCCTTCGATCGAGGGCCATTACGACGAGGCGCTCGCGACGCCGGGCCTGCTCGCCGAAGTCGCGGCGGGCGAGCGCGACGGTTTCGACGGCTACGTGATCGCGTGCTTCGGCGATCCGGGGCTGTACGCGGCGCGCGAGCTCGCGCGCGGGCCGGTCGTCGGCATCGCGGAGGCGGCGATGCACGCGGCGAGCGTGCTCGCGCCGGGCTTCTCGGTCGTGACGACGCTCGCGCGAACCTGCGGAATGGCATGGCACCTCGCGGAGCGCTATGGAATGAAGCGCTTTTGCCGCAACGTGCGCGCGACCGACGTCGCCGTGCTCGACCTCGACAGGCCGGGCTCGGCCGCGCGCCGCGTGATCGTCGACGAATGCCGGCGCGCGCTCGACGAGGACGGCGCGGACGCGATCGTGCTCGGCTGCGCGGGGATGGCGGAATTCGCGCACGAGATCGAGGCGGCGATCGGCGCGCCCGTCGTCGAGGGCGTGACGGCAGCGGTCAAATGGGCGGAGGCGCTGATCGCACTGAAGCTCGCGACCGCGAAGCGCGGCGATTTCGCGCGGCCGCTCGCGAAGCGCTACGACGGCGAATTCGCACGCTTCAGCCCGGGCGGGGCGGCGGTGCCCGAGCGAGCGCCGGCCGCGGGCGCGGCGGCGTGCGATGCGGCCTGCGATGCGGTGCGCGATGCGGCGGGTGCGGCGGGTGCGGCGCGTGCCGCCGCTGCGTCCGGCATGGCGCCGCCCGACATCGCCACGCCGGACACCGCGACGTCCGCCGTTTTTCCGCAACCGCACATACATTCCGTCTGA
- the puuE gene encoding allantoinase PuuE, producing the protein MAFDPNYPRDLIGYGRHPVQANWPGRARVAVQFVLNYEEGGENCVLHGDPASEQFLSEIVGAAAYPARHMSMESIYEYGSRAGVWRILREFDKRGLPLTVFGVGMAIERHPELARAFVELGHEIACHGWRWVHYQDMSPEREAEHMKLGMEAIERVTGVRPLGWYTGRDSPNTRRLVAEHGGFLYDSDYYGDDLPFWMGVEVSGGATVPQLIVPYTLDTNDMRFATPQGFNTADHFFHYLRDAFDVLYEEGDEAPKMMSIGMHCRLLGRPGRLRALQRFLDHVERHDRVWVTRRVDIARHWREHHPYQPARREGDA; encoded by the coding sequence ATGGCATTCGATCCCAACTATCCACGCGATCTGATCGGCTACGGCCGACATCCGGTGCAGGCGAACTGGCCGGGCCGCGCGCGCGTCGCGGTGCAGTTCGTGCTCAACTACGAGGAGGGCGGCGAAAACTGCGTGCTGCACGGCGATCCCGCCTCCGAGCAGTTCCTGTCCGAGATCGTCGGCGCGGCCGCGTATCCGGCGCGCCACATGAGCATGGAGTCGATCTACGAATACGGCTCGCGCGCGGGCGTGTGGCGCATCTTGCGCGAGTTCGACAAGCGCGGGTTGCCGCTCACGGTGTTCGGCGTTGGCATGGCGATCGAACGGCATCCGGAGCTCGCGCGCGCGTTCGTCGAGCTCGGCCACGAGATCGCGTGCCACGGCTGGCGCTGGGTCCATTATCAGGACATGTCGCCCGAGCGCGAGGCCGAGCACATGAAGCTCGGGATGGAGGCGATCGAGCGCGTGACGGGCGTGCGTCCGCTCGGCTGGTACACGGGCCGTGACAGCCCGAACACGCGTCGGCTCGTCGCCGAACACGGCGGCTTCCTGTACGACTCCGACTATTACGGCGACGATCTGCCGTTCTGGATGGGCGTCGAAGTGTCGGGCGGCGCAACGGTGCCGCAGTTGATCGTCCCGTACACGCTCGACACGAACGACATGCGCTTCGCGACGCCGCAAGGCTTCAACACGGCGGATCACTTCTTCCACTACCTGCGCGATGCGTTTGACGTGCTGTACGAGGAGGGCGACGAAGCGCCGAAGATGATGTCGATCGGCATGCATTGCCGGCTGCTCGGCCGTCCTGGGCGCTTGCGCGCGCTGCAGCGCTTTCTCGATCACGTCGAGCGGCACGATCGCGTGTGGGTCACGCGCCGCGTCGACATCGCGCGCCACTGGCGCGAGCATCACCCGTATCAGCCTGCTCGACGCGAGGGGGACGCATGA
- the uraD gene encoding 2-oxo-4-hydroxy-4-carboxy-5-ureidoimidazoline decarboxylase: MKAMHYTLEQLNAMSTDAFVAALSGIFEHSPWVAEAAALERPFRGVDALHRTMKDAVESAGDARQLALINAHPELAGKAAVRGELTAESTREQSGAGLDRCTQEEFDKLQRLNRAYREKFGFPFIFAVRGYDRHGIIANFEARVDHSRDEELRANLEQIYRIARFRLDDLIGA; the protein is encoded by the coding sequence ATGAAGGCGATGCACTACACGCTCGAGCAATTGAACGCGATGTCGACGGACGCGTTCGTCGCGGCGCTGTCCGGCATCTTCGAACATTCGCCGTGGGTCGCCGAGGCGGCCGCGCTCGAACGGCCGTTTCGCGGCGTCGACGCGTTGCACCGGACGATGAAGGACGCGGTCGAGAGCGCGGGCGACGCGCGGCAGCTCGCGCTCATCAACGCGCACCCGGAGCTCGCCGGCAAGGCGGCGGTGCGCGGCGAGCTGACGGCGGAATCGACGCGCGAGCAAAGCGGCGCGGGCCTCGATCGCTGCACGCAGGAGGAGTTCGACAAATTGCAGCGGCTCAACCGCGCATATCGCGAGAAATTCGGCTTTCCTTTCATCTTCGCGGTGCGAGGCTACGACCGGCACGGGATCATCGCGAACTTCGAGGCGCGCGTCGATCATTCGCGCGACGAGGAATTGCGCGCGAACCTCGAGCAGATCTACCGGATCGCGCGCTTCAGGCTCGACGATCTGATCGGCGCGTGA
- the alc gene encoding allantoicase: MALPLSDPNAPEFTRRYVNLADPRLGAQALEASDDFFAPKERMLNPEPAVFIPGKYDDHGKWMDGWETRRKRTTGYDWCVVKLARPGVIKGLDIDTSHFTGNFPPAASIEAAHVADGAPNDATKWVEIMPSTTLQGNSHHYVEARDANAYTHLRVNIYPDGGIARLRVYGQPQLDWAGASKSELFDLAAMENGGYVVAANNQHFGLASSLLLPGRGVNMGDGWETRRRREPGNDWAIIALAQPGVIRKIEVDTAHFKGNYPDRCSIQAAYVTGGTDSSLVTQAMFWPVLLGEQKLQMDNQHYFEAELAALGPVTHVRLNIVPDGGVSRLRLWGTLDQ; encoded by the coding sequence ATGGCTCTTCCGCTTTCCGATCCGAACGCACCCGAGTTCACGCGGCGTTACGTGAATCTCGCCGATCCGCGTCTCGGCGCGCAGGCGCTCGAGGCGAGCGACGATTTCTTCGCGCCGAAGGAGCGCATGCTGAATCCCGAGCCGGCCGTGTTCATCCCGGGCAAATACGACGATCACGGCAAATGGATGGACGGCTGGGAGACGCGCCGCAAGCGCACGACGGGCTACGACTGGTGCGTCGTGAAGCTCGCGCGTCCCGGCGTGATCAAGGGGCTCGACATCGACACGAGCCATTTCACCGGCAATTTCCCGCCCGCGGCGTCGATCGAGGCCGCGCACGTGGCCGACGGCGCGCCGAACGACGCGACGAAGTGGGTCGAGATCATGCCGTCGACGACGCTGCAGGGCAACAGCCATCACTACGTCGAAGCGCGCGACGCGAACGCTTATACGCATCTGCGCGTGAACATCTACCCGGACGGCGGCATCGCGCGGCTGCGCGTGTACGGCCAGCCGCAGCTCGATTGGGCGGGCGCGAGCAAGTCCGAGCTGTTCGATCTCGCGGCGATGGAGAACGGCGGCTACGTCGTCGCGGCGAACAACCAGCACTTCGGTCTCGCGTCGAGTCTGCTGCTGCCGGGCCGCGGCGTGAACATGGGCGACGGCTGGGAGACGCGCCGCCGCCGCGAACCGGGCAACGACTGGGCGATCATCGCGCTCGCGCAGCCGGGCGTGATCCGCAAGATCGAAGTCGACACCGCGCACTTCAAGGGCAATTATCCGGACCGCTGCTCGATTCAGGCCGCATACGTGACGGGCGGCACCGACAGCTCGCTCGTCACGCAGGCGATGTTCTGGCCGGTGCTGCTCGGCGAGCAGAAGCTGCAGATGGACAATCAGCACTATTTCGAGGCGGAGCTCGCCGCGCTCGGCCCCGTCACGCACGTGCGGCTGAACATCGTTCCGGACGGCGGCGTGTCGCGGCTGCGCCTGTGGGGCACGCTCGACCAATGA
- a CDS encoding ureidoglycolate lyase yields MKTLAIEPLTRAAFAPFGDVIETNGAKQIPINLGTTMRFHDLARIDVADEGGRPLVNLFRGQPRALPFEVTMLERHPLGSQAFIPLADRAYIVVVAPAGDLDPSKIRAFVTSGWQGVNYAKGVWHHPLIALGEVSDFVVVDRGGDGLNLNEQDLSEPLWLTDDALLAVSA; encoded by the coding sequence ATGAAGACGCTCGCGATCGAACCATTGACGCGCGCGGCATTCGCGCCGTTCGGCGACGTCATCGAGACGAACGGCGCGAAGCAGATCCCGATCAACCTCGGCACGACGATGCGCTTTCACGATCTCGCGCGCATCGACGTCGCCGACGAAGGCGGGCGGCCGCTCGTGAACCTGTTTCGCGGCCAGCCGCGCGCGCTGCCGTTCGAGGTGACGATGCTCGAGCGGCATCCGCTCGGCAGCCAGGCGTTCATTCCGCTTGCGGATCGGGCTTACATCGTCGTCGTCGCGCCGGCGGGCGATCTCGATCCGTCGAAGATTCGTGCGTTCGTGACGAGCGGATGGCAGGGCGTGAACTATGCGAAGGGCGTCTGGCACCATCCGCTGATCGCGCTCGGCGAGGTGAGCGACTTCGTCGTCGTCGATCGCGGCGGCGATGGGCTCAATCTGAACGAACAGGATCTGTCCGAACCGCTGTGGCTGACCGACGATGCGTTGCTGGCGGTGAGCGCATGA
- a CDS encoding urate hydroxylase PuuD yields the protein MEGFITDWLNLAIRWLHVVAAIAWIGESFYFVALDNSLKPPKDARLKARGVFGELWHVHGGGFYNMQKYLVAPPEMPEDLHWSKWPSYTTWMSGFGLFLVLYLLAPNTYLIDKNVLDMGPVVAVSSALGFLLAGWIVYDCACRLLGNRDTLLGAFVGLYVVAAAYLACHVFSGRAAYLIVGAMLATIMTANVFFVIIPGQRKMVDKLLKGETPDPIYGKRGKQRSVHNTYFTLPVVFAMLSNHYAMTYANKYNWIVLVVIMLAGALIRQFFVMRHRGRQLWYLPLGGVALMMLALVATMPKPIAPEAQAANAPKLAIKDIAPILQQRCVACHSAKPTLMGSAPAGVMFDTPDEIAQNAPRIYQQAVQLKAMPIGNVTHMTDGERTQIAAWFGSGATK from the coding sequence ATGGAAGGCTTCATCACCGACTGGCTGAATCTCGCGATCCGCTGGCTGCACGTCGTCGCCGCGATCGCGTGGATCGGCGAGTCGTTCTATTTCGTCGCGCTCGACAATAGCCTCAAGCCGCCGAAGGACGCGCGGCTGAAGGCGCGCGGCGTGTTCGGCGAGCTCTGGCACGTGCACGGCGGCGGTTTCTACAACATGCAGAAGTACCTCGTCGCGCCGCCCGAGATGCCGGAAGACCTGCACTGGTCGAAGTGGCCGTCGTACACGACGTGGATGTCCGGCTTCGGCCTCTTCCTCGTGCTCTACCTGCTCGCGCCGAACACGTACCTGATCGACAAGAACGTGCTCGACATGGGCCCCGTCGTCGCGGTCTCGTCGGCGCTCGGCTTCCTGCTCGCGGGCTGGATCGTCTACGACTGCGCGTGCCGCCTGCTCGGCAACCGCGACACGCTGCTCGGCGCGTTCGTGGGCCTCTACGTGGTCGCGGCCGCGTACCTCGCCTGCCATGTGTTCTCGGGCCGCGCCGCGTATCTGATCGTCGGCGCGATGCTCGCGACGATCATGACGGCCAACGTGTTCTTCGTGATCATCCCCGGCCAGCGCAAGATGGTCGACAAGCTGCTCAAGGGCGAGACGCCCGATCCGATCTACGGCAAGCGCGGCAAGCAGCGCTCCGTGCACAACACGTACTTCACGCTGCCCGTCGTGTTCGCGATGCTGTCGAACCACTATGCAATGACGTATGCGAACAAGTACAACTGGATCGTGCTCGTCGTCATCATGCTCGCGGGCGCGCTGATTCGTCAGTTCTTCGTGATGCGGCATCGCGGCCGGCAGCTGTGGTATCTGCCGCTCGGCGGCGTCGCGCTGATGATGCTCGCGCTCGTCGCGACGATGCCGAAGCCGATCGCGCCCGAAGCGCAGGCCGCGAACGCGCCGAAGCTCGCGATCAAGGACATCGCCCCGATCCTGCAGCAGCGCTGCGTCGCGTGCCACTCGGCGAAGCCGACGCTGATGGGCAGCGCGCCCGCCGGCGTGATGTTCGATACGCCCGACGAGATCGCGCAGAATGCGCCGCGGATCTATCAACAGGCGGTGCAGTTGAAGGCGATGCCGATCGGCAACGTCACGCACATGACGGACGGCGAGCGCACGCAGATCGCCGCTTGGTTCGGCAGCGGCGCGACGAAGTGA
- the uraH gene encoding hydroxyisourate hydrolase — MGKLTTHVLDTAHGRPGGAIKIELHAVSGDGGRLLKTVLTNDDGRCDAPLLEGDALAAGTYELVFHAGDYFAALGVALPEPRFVDLVVLRFGVADPAAHYHVPLLVSPWSYSTYRGS, encoded by the coding sequence ATGGGCAAGCTCACTACCCACGTACTCGACACCGCGCACGGCCGCCCGGGCGGCGCGATCAAGATCGAACTCCACGCGGTCTCGGGCGACGGCGGCCGGCTGCTTAAGACGGTGCTCACCAACGACGACGGCCGCTGCGACGCGCCGCTCCTCGAGGGCGACGCGCTCGCGGCCGGCACTTACGAACTCGTGTTCCATGCGGGCGACTACTTCGCCGCGCTGGGTGTCGCGCTGCCCGAGCCGCGCTTCGTCGATCTCGTCGTGCTGCGCTTCGGCGTGGCCGACCCCGCCGCGCACTATCACGTGCCGCTTCTCGTGTCGCCGTGGTCGTACAGCACCTATCGCGGCAGCTGA